A portion of the Gadus macrocephalus chromosome 10, ASM3116895v1 genome contains these proteins:
- the LOC132465961 gene encoding cytochrome b-c1 complex subunit 8: MGLHFGGLAKVRHVITYSLSPFEQRAFPNYFSKGIPNVWRRFTSSFFRVAPPMVLMYLTYTWGNHVHQEGKRKNPADYENDE, translated from the exons ATGGGTCTTCATTTTGGAGGTTTGGCGAAGGTCCGCCACGTGATCACATACAGTCTGTCCCCCTTTGAACAGAGGGCTTTTCCTAACTATTTTTCCAAGGGAATCCCCAATGTGTGGAGACGGTTCACAAGCAGCTTCTTCAGAGTAGCTCCCC CAATGGTGTTGATGTACCTGACCTACACCTGGGGTAACCATGTCCATCAAGAGGGCAAGAGAAAGAACCCCGCCGACTACGAGAATGACGAATAA
- the LOC132465957 gene encoding growth/differentiation factor 9-like isoform X1, producing MGTQMLMSTLLYYFNTVLLFHVVFCHCKFSHASSNAAHTFDGYTQFPYENLFTPLLKALSEHGKTRWNAELNQSVKPELKYMKYMVEVHKKSRGQRSLDSNDLFNTLRLIKPLEKCLNQRNEISMQDLSYKLDTVGDKEQLLKSVMLFSFDHDVAAPSPSLCYLNIKEGEDANQCHLCPSTDHQVMFTVHHAYTPQWKNWVEVDITTLLLPILKIHKKTVHLLVHLNCSEGLGPLGEGGSATSLFPSWSPPLLLYLNDTSKSARQKSAPPSRAGQRSPMDEPLTSAERSAFNLQQMLRRKRRLRRAPLKTKGAGQSLDLQLPELLPSSEYPTSDCALYDFKVGFSQLKLDHWIVFPPKYNPRYCRGTCPSTLGFFYHSPIHTMVQNIIYEKLDTTVPRPACVPSHYSPLSVMLFEEDGSYVYKQFDEMVATRCTCR from the exons ATGGGGACACAAATGTTGATGTCGACTTTACTGTATTATTTTAACACCGTACTACTATTTCACGTGGTTTTCTGTCACTGCAAGTTCAGCCATGCCTCGTCCAACGCAGCGCACACTTTCGACGGTTACACCCAGTTTCCTTATGAAAACCTTTTCACCCCTTTGTTAAAAGCCTTGTCAGAGCATGGCAAAACGCGGTGGAACGCAGAACTTAATCAAAGTGTGAAACCCGAGCTCAAGTATATGAAGTACATGGTAGAAGTGCACAAGAAGTCAAGGGGTCAGAGGAGCTTGGACAGCAATGACCTCTTCAATACGTTGCGTCTGATAAAGCCTCTGGAAAAATGTCTTAACCAACGGAATG AGATTTCAATGCAAGACTTGTCCTACAAACTCGATACAGTGGGCGACAAAGAGCAGCTTCTGAAATCCGTCATGCTGTTCTCTTTTGACCATGACGTTGCAGCTCCTAGCCCCTCACTGTGCTACCTCAACATCAAAGAAGGGGAGGATGCAAACCAGTGTCACTTGTGTCCCAGCACTGACCACCAGGTGATGTTCACAGTTCACCATGCATACACGCCGCAATGGAAGAATTGGGTGGAGGTCGACATCACAACCCTCTTGCTGCCAATCTTGAAGATCCACAAGAAAACTGTCCACCTGCTTGTCCACCTGAATTGTTCAGAGGGCCTGGGCCCCCTCGGGGAAGGAGGGTCTGCAACATCATTATTCCCCTCGTGGTCTCCGCCTTTACTTCTCTACCTGAATGATACCAGCAAATCAGCGCGTCAGAAGTCCGCCCCTCCTTCCAgggcaggtcaaaggtcaccgaTGGATGAGCCACTCACATCAGCTGAGAGGAGCGCCTTCAACTTGCAGCAAATGCTCCGGCGCAAGAGGAGGCTTAGGAGGGCACCTCTGAAGACCAAAGGAGCCGGGCAAAGCTTGGATCTCCAGCTCCCTGAGCTCCTGCCGAGCTCAGAGTACCCGACCAGTGACTGTGCCTTGTATGACTTCAAGGTGGGGTTCAGCCAGCTCAAGCTGGATCACTGGATCGTGTTTCCCCCAAAGTACAATCCTCGCTACTGCAGAGGGACCTGCCCCAGCACCTTGGGCTTCTTCTACCACTCGCCCATCCACACTATGGTGCAGAACATCATATACGAAAAGCTGGACACCACGGTGCCCCGGCCGGCTTGTGTTCCCTCACACTACAGTCCCCTCAGCGTTATGCTCTTTGAGGAGGACGGATCCTACGTCTACAAGCAGTTTGACGAAATGGTTGCCACAAGGTGCACTTGTCGTTGA
- the LOC132465957 gene encoding growth/differentiation factor 9-like isoform X2 has product MGTQMLMSTLLYYFNTVLLFHVVFCHCKFSHASSNAAHTFDGYTQFPYENLFTPLLKALSEHGKTRWNAELNQSVKPELKYMKYMVEVHKKSRGQRSLDSNDLFNTLRLIKPLEKCLNQRNAPSPSLCYLNIKEGEDANQCHLCPSTDHQVMFTVHHAYTPQWKNWVEVDITTLLLPILKIHKKTVHLLVHLNCSEGLGPLGEGGSATSLFPSWSPPLLLYLNDTSKSARQKSAPPSRAGQRSPMDEPLTSAERSAFNLQQMLRRKRRLRRAPLKTKGAGQSLDLQLPELLPSSEYPTSDCALYDFKVGFSQLKLDHWIVFPPKYNPRYCRGTCPSTLGFFYHSPIHTMVQNIIYEKLDTTVPRPACVPSHYSPLSVMLFEEDGSYVYKQFDEMVATRCTCR; this is encoded by the exons ATGGGGACACAAATGTTGATGTCGACTTTACTGTATTATTTTAACACCGTACTACTATTTCACGTGGTTTTCTGTCACTGCAAGTTCAGCCATGCCTCGTCCAACGCAGCGCACACTTTCGACGGTTACACCCAGTTTCCTTATGAAAACCTTTTCACCCCTTTGTTAAAAGCCTTGTCAGAGCATGGCAAAACGCGGTGGAACGCAGAACTTAATCAAAGTGTGAAACCCGAGCTCAAGTATATGAAGTACATGGTAGAAGTGCACAAGAAGTCAAGGGGTCAGAGGAGCTTGGACAGCAATGACCTCTTCAATACGTTGCGTCTGATAAAGCCTCTGGAAAAATGTCTTAACCAACGGAATG CTCCTAGCCCCTCACTGTGCTACCTCAACATCAAAGAAGGGGAGGATGCAAACCAGTGTCACTTGTGTCCCAGCACTGACCACCAGGTGATGTTCACAGTTCACCATGCATACACGCCGCAATGGAAGAATTGGGTGGAGGTCGACATCACAACCCTCTTGCTGCCAATCTTGAAGATCCACAAGAAAACTGTCCACCTGCTTGTCCACCTGAATTGTTCAGAGGGCCTGGGCCCCCTCGGGGAAGGAGGGTCTGCAACATCATTATTCCCCTCGTGGTCTCCGCCTTTACTTCTCTACCTGAATGATACCAGCAAATCAGCGCGTCAGAAGTCCGCCCCTCCTTCCAgggcaggtcaaaggtcaccgaTGGATGAGCCACTCACATCAGCTGAGAGGAGCGCCTTCAACTTGCAGCAAATGCTCCGGCGCAAGAGGAGGCTTAGGAGGGCACCTCTGAAGACCAAAGGAGCCGGGCAAAGCTTGGATCTCCAGCTCCCTGAGCTCCTGCCGAGCTCAGAGTACCCGACCAGTGACTGTGCCTTGTATGACTTCAAGGTGGGGTTCAGCCAGCTCAAGCTGGATCACTGGATCGTGTTTCCCCCAAAGTACAATCCTCGCTACTGCAGAGGGACCTGCCCCAGCACCTTGGGCTTCTTCTACCACTCGCCCATCCACACTATGGTGCAGAACATCATATACGAAAAGCTGGACACCACGGTGCCCCGGCCGGCTTGTGTTCCCTCACACTACAGTCCCCTCAGCGTTATGCTCTTTGAGGAGGACGGATCCTACGTCTACAAGCAGTTTGACGAAATGGTTGCCACAAGGTGCACTTGTCGTTGA